The Acinetobacter defluvii genome includes a region encoding these proteins:
- the leuS gene encoding leucine--tRNA ligase gives MTHPHIDPEYQASAIEPTVQQDWETRKAFKVADTVEGPHRYILSMFPYPSGKLHMGHVRNYTIGDVISRFHRLKGETVLQPMGWDAFGLPAENAAIAHQVAPAKWTFENIAYMRDQLKKLGLSVDWDREFATCTPEYYHWEQWLFVQLYKKGLIYRKLSTVNWDPVDQTVLANEQVENGRGWRSGALVEKRDIPMYYFRITDYAQELLDDLDTLKDGWPQQVLTMQRNWIGRSQGMEITFPSAQPDVYADGLTVYTTRADTLMGVTYVAVAAEHPMALKAAAIQSEAGNAELKAFIEECRMGSVAEADLATSEKKGMATGLSVKHPITGEEVPVWIANYVLMSYGSGAVMAVPAHDERDFEFANKYNLPIQQVIDAQGADDADYSATKWQEWYGSKEGKLVNSGEFDGLDFQAAYDAILAKLEPQTLANAKVQFRLRDWGVSRQRYWGCPIPMINCDKCGQVPVPEEQLPVVLPTDVVPDGSGNPLNKMPEFYETTCPCCGGDARRETDTLDTFVESSWYYARYASPDFTGGLVKPEAAQSWLPVNQYIGGVEHAILHLLYARFFHKLMRDEGVVQDNEPFTNLLTQGMVLADTYYRESESGKKTWFNPADIDLERDEKGRIVSAKYQGDGQEVIVGGQEKMSKSKNNGIDPQAIIDQYGADTARVFMMFAAPPDQSLEWSDAGIEGANRFLKRVWRLTASFLEKGNAASAIDTAKLSTDAQDLRRKTHETIQKVGDDIERRHAFNTAIAALMELLNANNKFEAKDNHDIAVARESIITLLTLLAPFAPHLSQKLLAEFDIDLTQVLFPAVDESALTRNTQTIVVQVNGKLRGKLEVSVDASKDDILAQAKALPEVQPFLTGPTKKEIVVPNKLVNLVV, from the coding sequence ATGACTCATCCTCACATTGACCCTGAATATCAAGCGAGTGCGATAGAACCTACTGTTCAACAGGACTGGGAAACTCGCAAAGCCTTTAAAGTTGCCGACACTGTAGAAGGTCCACATCGTTATATCCTCTCGATGTTCCCTTATCCAAGTGGCAAGCTGCATATGGGTCATGTGCGTAATTATACCATTGGGGATGTAATCAGTCGTTTTCATCGCCTTAAAGGTGAAACTGTCCTACAACCGATGGGTTGGGATGCTTTTGGTCTACCTGCTGAAAATGCTGCGATTGCTCACCAAGTTGCACCTGCAAAATGGACATTTGAAAACATCGCTTATATGCGTGATCAATTAAAAAAATTAGGTCTTTCAGTCGATTGGGATCGTGAATTTGCAACATGTACACCAGAGTACTATCACTGGGAACAATGGTTATTTGTTCAGCTTTATAAAAAAGGTCTAATTTACCGTAAACTTTCAACAGTAAACTGGGATCCAGTTGACCAAACAGTACTTGCCAATGAACAAGTTGAAAATGGTCGTGGTTGGCGTTCGGGTGCATTGGTTGAAAAACGCGATATTCCAATGTATTACTTCCGCATCACGGATTATGCACAAGAATTATTAGACGATTTAGACACATTAAAAGATGGTTGGCCACAACAAGTCCTCACCATGCAACGTAACTGGATTGGTCGTTCACAAGGGATGGAGATCACCTTCCCTTCCGCACAACCTGATGTCTATGCTGATGGTTTAACAGTTTATACTACACGTGCTGATACCTTGATGGGTGTGACGTATGTTGCGGTTGCAGCAGAACATCCGATGGCGTTAAAAGCAGCTGCCATTCAATCAGAAGCAGGCAATGCAGAATTAAAAGCATTCATTGAAGAATGCCGTATGGGTTCAGTTGCCGAAGCTGATCTTGCCACTTCTGAAAAGAAAGGAATGGCGACAGGTCTTTCAGTGAAACATCCAATTACAGGTGAAGAAGTGCCTGTTTGGATCGCGAATTATGTATTGATGTCATACGGTTCTGGTGCAGTGATGGCTGTGCCTGCGCATGATGAACGTGATTTTGAATTTGCCAATAAATACAATTTACCAATCCAACAAGTGATCGATGCCCAAGGTGCGGATGATGCAGATTACTCTGCAACTAAATGGCAAGAATGGTACGGCTCTAAAGAAGGTAAATTGGTTAATTCAGGCGAGTTTGACGGTTTAGATTTCCAAGCAGCTTATGATGCAATTCTTGCAAAATTAGAACCACAAACTTTGGCAAATGCGAAAGTTCAATTCCGTTTACGTGACTGGGGGGTTTCTCGTCAGCGTTATTGGGGTTGTCCAATTCCAATGATCAATTGTGATAAGTGTGGTCAAGTGCCAGTACCTGAAGAGCAGCTGCCTGTTGTTCTACCAACTGATGTTGTACCCGATGGTTCAGGTAACCCGCTGAATAAAATGCCTGAATTCTATGAAACTACCTGTCCATGCTGTGGTGGCGATGCACGTCGTGAAACCGATACTTTAGATACTTTTGTAGAATCTTCTTGGTACTATGCACGTTATGCTTCTCCTGATTTCACAGGCGGTTTAGTTAAGCCTGAAGCTGCACAATCATGGTTACCCGTGAATCAATACATCGGTGGTGTTGAACATGCGATCCTGCATTTACTTTATGCACGTTTCTTCCACAAATTGATGCGTGATGAAGGTGTGGTACAAGACAACGAACCATTTACCAACTTGTTAACACAAGGGATGGTACTTGCAGATACTTACTATCGTGAATCTGAATCTGGTAAGAAAACATGGTTCAACCCTGCTGACATCGACCTAGAGCGTGATGAAAAAGGTCGTATTGTCTCTGCGAAATATCAAGGAGATGGTCAAGAAGTCATTGTCGGCGGTCAAGAAAAAATGTCGAAATCGAAAAATAACGGTATCGACCCACAAGCAATCATTGACCAATATGGCGCAGATACAGCACGTGTGTTTATGATGTTTGCTGCCCCACCTGATCAATCTTTAGAATGGTCAGATGCAGGCATTGAAGGTGCAAACCGTTTCTTAAAACGTGTATGGCGTTTAACTGCTAGTTTCCTTGAAAAAGGTAATGCTGCATCTGCTATTGATACTGCAAAACTTTCAACCGATGCCCAAGACTTACGTCGTAAAACACATGAAACGATCCAGAAAGTGGGTGATGACATCGAGCGTCGTCATGCATTTAATACAGCGATTGCTGCATTGATGGAATTGCTAAATGCGAACAATAAGTTTGAAGCCAAAGATAATCACGATATTGCGGTCGCTCGTGAATCTATCATTACCCTTTTAACTTTACTTGCGCCATTTGCACCGCATTTAAGTCAAAAATTATTGGCTGAGTTTGATATTGATTTAACTCAAGTGCTATTCCCTGCAGTGGATGAATCTGCGTTAACTCGCAACACCCAAACCATCGTGGTTCAGGTGAATGGTAAGCTTCGTGGTAAATTGGAAGTGTCTGTCGATGCTTCGAAAGATGACATTCTTGCACAAGCAAAAGCATTGCCTGAAGTACAACCTTTCTTAACGGGTCCAACCAAGAAAGAAATCGTTGTGCCGAATAAGCTTGTGAATTTGGTGGTTTAA
- a CDS encoding acetolactate synthase 3 large subunit, with product MELLSGGEMLVRALADEGVEHVFGYPGGAVLHIYDALFQQEKINHYLVRHEQAAGHMADAYSRATGKTGVVLVTSGPGATNTVTPIATAYMDSIPMVILSGQVASHLIGEDAFQETDMVGISRPIVKHSFQVRHASEIPAIIKKAFYIASSGRPGPVVVDIPKDATNPAEKFAYEYPEKVKMRSYQPPHRGHSGQIRKAIDELINAKRPVIYTGGGVVQGNASEQLTELAHLLGYPVTNTLMGLGAFPGNDPQFIGMLGMHGTYEANMTMHNADVILAIGARFDDRVTNNPAKFCPNAKVIHIDIDPATISKTIMAHIPIVGAVEPVLQEMLVQLKQMNVSKPNPEAIAAWWDQINEWRKVHGLRYEKATDGSMKPQQVVEALDKVTNGDAIITSDVGQHQMFGAMYYKYKRPRQWLNSGGLGTMGVGLPYAMAAKLAFPDQQVVCITGEASIQMCIQELSTCKQYGLNVKILCLNNRALGMVKQWQDMNYEGRHSSSYVESLPDFPKLMEAYGHVGIQIDHADELEAKLAEAIAINDKCVFINVMVDRSEHVYPMLIAGQSMQDMWLSKGERTQ from the coding sequence TTGGAACTTTTATCTGGTGGTGAAATGCTCGTTCGTGCATTGGCGGACGAAGGCGTTGAACATGTTTTTGGGTATCCAGGCGGCGCAGTACTTCATATTTATGATGCGCTATTTCAACAAGAGAAAATCAATCATTACCTCGTGCGTCATGAACAAGCAGCAGGACATATGGCTGATGCTTACTCACGTGCGACAGGTAAGACCGGTGTTGTTCTTGTCACATCGGGTCCAGGTGCGACCAATACCGTTACACCGATTGCGACTGCTTATATGGACTCCATCCCAATGGTGATTCTGTCTGGTCAGGTTGCAAGCCATTTGATCGGTGAGGATGCGTTCCAAGAAACGGACATGGTGGGTATCTCTCGTCCCATCGTGAAGCACAGTTTCCAAGTGCGTCATGCAAGCGAAATTCCTGCAATTATTAAAAAAGCATTTTATATCGCATCAAGTGGTCGTCCAGGTCCTGTTGTAGTCGATATTCCAAAAGACGCAACCAATCCTGCAGAAAAGTTTGCATACGAGTATCCTGAAAAAGTAAAAATGCGTTCGTATCAACCACCACATCGTGGTCATTCAGGTCAGATTCGTAAAGCAATTGATGAGCTGATTAATGCAAAACGTCCTGTGATTTATACAGGTGGTGGTGTCGTTCAAGGTAATGCTTCTGAGCAATTGACTGAGCTTGCACACTTGTTGGGCTACCCAGTAACCAATACTTTGATGGGCTTAGGTGCATTTCCTGGCAATGATCCTCAGTTCATCGGTATGCTCGGTATGCATGGTACGTATGAAGCTAACATGACCATGCATAATGCAGATGTGATTTTGGCAATTGGTGCACGTTTTGATGACCGTGTGACCAATAATCCTGCTAAATTCTGTCCAAATGCCAAAGTCATTCATATTGATATTGATCCAGCAACGATTTCTAAAACAATTATGGCGCACATCCCGATCGTGGGTGCAGTTGAGCCTGTGTTGCAAGAAATGTTGGTTCAATTGAAGCAAATGAATGTTTCTAAGCCAAATCCTGAAGCAATCGCAGCTTGGTGGGATCAAATCAATGAATGGCGTAAAGTTCATGGTTTGCGTTATGAAAAAGCGACTGATGGTTCAATGAAGCCGCAACAAGTGGTTGAAGCTTTAGATAAAGTAACCAATGGTGATGCCATCATTACCTCTGATGTAGGTCAACATCAAATGTTTGGTGCAATGTACTACAAGTACAAACGTCCTCGTCAATGGTTGAACTCAGGTGGTTTGGGGACGATGGGTGTGGGCTTGCCATATGCAATGGCCGCAAAACTTGCATTCCCAGATCAGCAAGTAGTGTGCATTACAGGTGAAGCATCAATTCAGATGTGTATCCAAGAGCTTTCGACCTGTAAGCAGTATGGCTTAAATGTAAAAATTCTATGCTTGAATAACCGTGCTTTAGGTATGGTAAAACAATGGCAAGACATGAATTATGAAGGTCGTCACTCAAGCTCTTATGTTGAATCATTGCCTGACTTCCCGAAATTAATGGAAGCATATGGTCATGTAGGAATCCAAATTGACCATGCAGACGAGCTAGAAGCTAAGCTTGCTGAAGCAATAGCGATTAATGATAAGTGTGTATTTATCAATGTCATGGTTGATCGTTCTGAGCATGTTTATCCAATGTTGATCGCAGGTCAGTCGATGCAAGATATGTGGTTGTCTAAAGGGGAGCGTACACAATGA
- a CDS encoding DUF4124 domain-containing protein, which produces MQNLKQLKTHLISFGVLLLAGSMSPQSFAKEFYKWVDSNGSTHYSANPPPKNARHKTKVETYGHNVSGSTSSATPVDTPPTTPPQNTTPSQVEAPKADQQSEANAALQKGQLERAPQ; this is translated from the coding sequence ATGCAAAATCTAAAACAACTAAAAACTCATCTTATTTCGTTTGGCGTTTTACTGTTGGCTGGCAGTATGAGTCCGCAAAGTTTTGCCAAAGAGTTTTATAAATGGGTGGACAGTAATGGTTCTACCCATTATTCAGCAAATCCGCCACCTAAAAATGCTCGACATAAAACTAAGGTTGAAACTTATGGACATAATGTTTCGGGGTCTACATCATCTGCAACACCTGTAGACACACCACCTACAACTCCCCCTCAAAATACAACACCTTCCCAAGTTGAAGCACCAAAAGCAGATCAACAAAGTGAAGCTAATGCCGCTTTACAAAAAGGTCAGCTTGAACGTGCTCCTCAGTAG
- a CDS encoding LPS-assembly lipoprotein LptE, whose protein sequence is MHLVQRVAAVVLTLGLSAGLVGCDFHLKGTNPQATPLVYTKLSLQMPKNTQELESKLSVYLAASGVQLSNANDAYVLRILDYKPIRHELNGQLIEVLLRLSVTFQIEDQQGNPITEARTLTASRSYQYDVATVNTDDQQEKYLRQVIVDDIAQQISRQISANRLPKAKYLPTTSAQ, encoded by the coding sequence ATGCATTTGGTTCAACGTGTTGCAGCAGTTGTATTAACTTTGGGTCTGAGTGCAGGCTTAGTGGGTTGTGACTTCCATCTAAAAGGCACTAATCCCCAAGCAACGCCTTTGGTTTATACAAAATTAAGTTTACAAATGCCTAAAAACACACAAGAGCTAGAAAGTAAACTCAGTGTCTACTTGGCTGCTTCAGGTGTTCAATTGAGTAATGCCAATGATGCTTATGTTTTACGCATTTTAGATTACAAACCGATTCGCCATGAGTTGAATGGTCAGTTGATCGAAGTTTTATTACGCTTAAGTGTGACTTTCCAGATCGAAGATCAACAAGGTAATCCGATTACCGAAGCTCGTACTCTAACAGCTTCACGCAGTTATCAATATGATGTTGCTACAGTCAATACCGATGACCAGCAAGAAAAGTATTTAAGACAAGTTATTGTGGATGATATTGCACAACAAATCAGTCGCCAAATCTCAGCCAACCGTTTGCCAAAAGCAAAGTATTTACCAACTACTTCAGCACAATAA
- the holA gene encoding DNA polymerase III subunit delta: MKLDYLQALKRVDKARGAWIMYGQEPLLEQNLLDAFRKSWSRQEVERQRYDLTSVSDWKQVFNALDSLSLFSQHLAVEVHGNTKPDANTLKLLKQYIQHNEHNLLLIVMPKQDANSLKSSFFQTVEANGVVVQLSANYPKDRQRILVIEADQLGIQLDQDAWLWLEQHHEHNLLAAKNSLMRVADTFPDQQQIKIEHLFECLQDQSRYNSFDLSDAVLAGNFAQSVKILNYLLEAGEAPSLILWTISKEMRLLMQLYEQPQNALQLGIWKTKIANYQQALRRLNPQTFLLWPELLLRIDASIKGLSQENPEHLIQQAIALLCGKSLFDFAP; the protein is encoded by the coding sequence ATGAAACTTGACTATCTCCAAGCCTTAAAACGTGTAGATAAAGCTCGTGGAGCTTGGATTATGTACGGTCAAGAGCCGTTATTGGAGCAAAACTTACTCGATGCTTTTCGCAAAAGTTGGAGTCGTCAGGAAGTTGAACGGCAACGCTATGATTTAACCAGTGTAAGTGATTGGAAACAGGTGTTTAATGCACTTGATAGTTTATCCTTATTTTCACAACATCTTGCAGTAGAAGTACATGGCAATACCAAACCAGATGCCAATACGCTTAAATTACTGAAACAATATATTCAACACAATGAGCATAATTTACTGCTGATCGTGATGCCTAAACAAGATGCCAACAGTTTGAAGTCTAGCTTTTTTCAAACTGTGGAAGCCAATGGTGTTGTGGTGCAACTCAGTGCTAATTATCCCAAAGATCGGCAACGTATTTTAGTCATTGAAGCGGATCAATTGGGCATTCAACTGGATCAAGATGCTTGGTTATGGCTTGAACAGCATCATGAGCATAATTTACTGGCTGCCAAAAATAGTTTGATGCGTGTTGCAGATACTTTTCCAGATCAACAACAAATCAAGATTGAACATTTGTTTGAGTGTTTACAAGATCAATCACGTTATAACAGTTTTGATTTAAGCGATGCAGTACTCGCAGGTAATTTTGCTCAATCTGTAAAAATCTTAAATTATTTGCTTGAAGCGGGCGAAGCACCCAGCCTAATTTTATGGACAATCAGCAAGGAAATGCGCCTCCTCATGCAGTTATATGAGCAACCGCAAAATGCCTTACAACTCGGTATTTGGAAAACCAAAATTGCCAATTACCAACAAGCTTTACGTCGCTTAAACCCACAAACTTTTTTGTTATGGCCTGAATTATTGCTCAGAATTGATGCATCAATTAAAGGGCTATCTCAGGAAAATCCCGAACATTTAATTCAGCAAGCGATTGCACTGCTTTGTGGTAAAAGCTTATTTGATTTTGCCCCGTAA
- a CDS encoding XAC2610-related protein: MKFKIILALTALAFSSINHAETGADSKNLIPLNDVRVSMQRMLRSTEGRYFLSLYAGIWNPHAVMTDLVENKNIAFKGLQKANQLSLKSVNSEKDSVSTGEYQLTGNLNANTGYFQTVLTEGSKNIGKNIQFEPAVKVSDKPAFVFKFYGVSAVNYGAALQRVDVINKNNNQTIQTLTGFSAYPKSVGYMDINFDGYYDVILSDISQGKTVEEKRYIYWMYNPKTGQFQRSPQLDQIVGFPNLHGEKQLIDFGNGVVYQVKNGLLNRI, translated from the coding sequence ATGAAATTTAAAATAATACTCGCTCTTACAGCACTTGCTTTTTCAAGCATCAACCATGCTGAAACAGGGGCAGATTCGAAAAATCTAATACCACTTAACGATGTTCGTGTATCGATGCAGCGCATGTTACGTTCCACAGAAGGGCGTTATTTTTTAAGTCTTTATGCTGGAATTTGGAATCCACACGCCGTCATGACGGATTTGGTAGAGAATAAAAATATCGCTTTTAAAGGTTTGCAAAAAGCCAATCAATTGTCTTTAAAATCAGTAAATTCTGAGAAAGACAGTGTGTCAACGGGTGAATACCAACTGACAGGCAATCTAAACGCAAATACTGGATATTTTCAAACAGTATTAACAGAGGGTTCCAAAAATATAGGAAAAAATATTCAGTTTGAACCTGCAGTAAAAGTGAGTGATAAACCTGCATTTGTCTTTAAGTTTTATGGGGTATCAGCAGTAAATTATGGTGCTGCTCTGCAGCGTGTTGATGTCATTAATAAAAATAATAATCAAACTATTCAGACATTAACTGGTTTTTCTGCATATCCTAAAAGTGTGGGTTATATGGATATAAATTTTGATGGTTATTACGATGTGATCTTATCTGATATTTCACAAGGAAAAACTGTAGAAGAAAAGCGTTATATTTATTGGATGTATAATCCAAAAACAGGCCAATTCCAGCGTTCTCCTCAACTCGATCAAATTGTGGGTTTTCCAAATTTACATGGTGAAAAGCAGCTGATTGACTTTGGAAATGGTGTGGTTTATCAAGTAAAAAATGGTTTATTAAATCGAATTTAA
- the ilvC gene encoding ketol-acid reductoisomerase — MQIFYDKDTDLSIIQGKKVAIVGYGSQGHAHALNLKDSGVDVTVGLRSGSASWKKAENAGLKVAEVPEAVAQADLVMILTPDEFQAQLYRDVIEPNIKQGATLAFAHGFSVLYNQVVPRADLDVIMVAPKAPGHTVRSEFQRGSGVPDLIAIHQDASGNARNVALSYASGVGGGRTGIIETSFREETETDLFGEQAVLCGGAVELVKMGFETLVEAGYAPEMAYFECLHELKLIVDLMFEGGIADMNYSVSNNAEYGEYVTGTEVINEQSREAMRNALKRIQSGEYAKMFIQEGALNYPSMTARRRQNAAHGIEVTGNKLRSMMPWIQANKIVDKEKN, encoded by the coding sequence ATGCAAATTTTTTATGATAAAGACACAGACTTATCTATCATCCAAGGCAAAAAAGTAGCAATCGTGGGTTATGGTTCTCAAGGTCATGCACATGCGCTTAACCTTAAAGACTCTGGCGTGGACGTTACTGTAGGTTTACGTTCAGGTTCTGCTTCTTGGAAAAAAGCTGAAAATGCTGGTCTTAAAGTTGCTGAAGTTCCGGAAGCTGTTGCTCAAGCTGATCTTGTGATGATCTTGACACCTGATGAGTTCCAAGCTCAACTTTATCGTGATGTGATTGAACCAAACATCAAACAAGGTGCGACTTTAGCATTTGCACACGGTTTCTCTGTTCTCTATAACCAAGTTGTTCCACGTGCTGACTTAGACGTAATCATGGTTGCACCGAAAGCGCCTGGTCATACAGTACGTTCAGAATTCCAACGTGGTTCAGGTGTTCCTGATTTAATCGCAATCCATCAAGATGCGTCTGGTAATGCACGTAATGTGGCTCTTTCTTACGCTTCTGGCGTAGGTGGTGGTCGTACAGGTATCATCGAAACTTCATTCCGTGAAGAAACTGAAACTGACCTTTTCGGTGAGCAAGCAGTTCTTTGTGGTGGTGCAGTTGAATTGGTTAAAATGGGCTTTGAAACTTTGGTTGAAGCGGGTTATGCACCAGAAATGGCGTATTTCGAATGTTTACATGAGTTAAAACTTATTGTTGACTTGATGTTTGAAGGCGGTATTGCAGACATGAACTATTCAGTATCGAATAATGCTGAATATGGTGAATATGTAACGGGTACTGAAGTGATCAACGAACAGTCTCGTGAAGCAATGCGCAATGCACTTAAACGTATCCAATCTGGTGAATATGCGAAAATGTTCATTCAAGAAGGTGCATTGAACTATCCATCTATGACTGCGCGTCGTCGTCAAAATGCTGCTCATGGTATTGAAGTAACGGGTAACAAACTTCGTTCAATGATGCCTTGGATTCAAGCAAACAAAATTGTTGATAAAGAGAAAAACTAA
- the ilvN gene encoding acetolactate synthase small subunit — translation MRHIISVLMENEAGALSRLVGLFSQRGYNIETLNVAPTEDPTMSRLTLTTYGDDHKIEQITKQLNKLVEVVKVVDLSEGAHIERELMLIKVKALGSARAEIKRTADIFRAQIVDVTPTTYTIQIAGTTEKIDGFIDALAENTILEVVRSGVSGIARGEKVLTI, via the coding sequence ATGAGACATATTATTTCTGTACTCATGGAAAATGAAGCAGGTGCGCTTTCTCGTTTAGTTGGTTTATTTTCTCAGCGTGGATATAACATTGAGACTTTAAACGTAGCGCCAACTGAAGACCCAACTATGTCACGTTTAACGCTGACAACTTATGGTGATGATCATAAGATTGAGCAAATCACCAAACAACTCAACAAACTTGTTGAAGTGGTGAAAGTGGTGGATTTGTCAGAAGGGGCACACATTGAGCGTGAGCTTATGTTGATCAAAGTTAAAGCATTAGGTTCAGCACGTGCGGAAATTAAACGTACAGCCGATATTTTCCGTGCGCAAATCGTCGACGTAACGCCAACCACCTATACGATTCAAATCGCGGGAACAACTGAAAAAATTGATGGTTTTATTGATGCGCTTGCTGAAAACACCATTCTCGAAGTTGTTCGTTCAGGTGTGTCGGGTATCGCACGTGGCGAAAAAGTTTTAACTATTTAA
- a CDS encoding Ig-like domain-containing protein produces MGKNLIKTTGVSILLAALSACGGGGASDTVQQTMPTKVVLSLTDFEDTGQDKTDFVTQDQSFDLSVKADFAYSQVIYQVSKDLGKTWTSTTEKQQQLADGTYQFKVTLKDAAGQSMSSNMIQVTVDRTAPILEKVNLINVDTQRVGTSDQSLISGQTEKGMLIKIKADQQQVNGAPLISNNLGQFQLEIPARIQGESIEVQVEDLAGNLSQLKKLTAPIEKSIYSDIDVSELSGVYQLSYQITKLEKIQQYLWIDQDGVMTILNDKNSSFYTQNLKNPQNCYGLPEVGTPNWTLQGKQIYKKQAESKTYFINVNGVEYKFDQNLDYLHDDGVLARYMSNMPADINYGAKNWVLFPFAKSNLTVEALQQKVCSTDQSRLKKMIHPALVDARRVAGIFKTDDENQMAYTQITEHGKFNVYHYDQNNKCYTHPSNLDVNFSLDQQYLQQDQSKLFIYQPYGTTGFGATAFVKIMLNNLTQQAVKAEGNYGEIFLPDATGKFKVGISSPNIYKPEHRGLMLGGQFEQQMTQQQLEQQQCK; encoded by the coding sequence ATGGGGAAGAATTTAATTAAAACGACTGGGGTATCTATATTGCTTGCCGCACTGAGTGCCTGTGGTGGTGGAGGTGCTTCAGATACGGTTCAACAAACCATGCCTACAAAAGTTGTATTAAGCCTTACAGACTTTGAAGATACTGGGCAGGATAAAACGGATTTTGTTACACAAGATCAGAGTTTTGATTTGTCAGTGAAAGCCGACTTTGCATATAGTCAAGTGATTTATCAAGTTTCTAAAGACTTAGGTAAAACATGGACAAGCACTACTGAGAAACAGCAACAGTTAGCAGATGGAACGTATCAGTTTAAAGTGACATTAAAAGATGCTGCTGGACAAAGCATGAGCAGCAATATGATTCAAGTTACAGTGGATCGTACAGCGCCAATTTTAGAAAAAGTTAATCTCATAAATGTAGATACACAGCGTGTTGGGACATCTGATCAAAGCTTAATTTCAGGTCAAACTGAAAAAGGAATGTTGATCAAAATCAAGGCTGATCAACAACAGGTGAATGGTGCACCATTAATTTCTAATAATTTAGGACAATTTCAGTTAGAAATTCCTGCACGTATTCAAGGTGAAAGCATTGAAGTTCAGGTAGAAGATTTGGCAGGGAATCTAAGTCAGCTCAAAAAACTGACTGCGCCAATTGAAAAATCAATTTATAGTGATATTGATGTATCAGAACTGAGCGGTGTATATCAACTGTCTTATCAAATTACCAAGTTGGAAAAAATTCAACAATATTTATGGATTGATCAAGACGGTGTCATGACTATTTTAAATGATAAAAATAGCAGTTTTTATACCCAGAATTTGAAAAATCCCCAAAATTGTTATGGTTTACCTGAGGTTGGGACACCGAACTGGACTTTGCAAGGTAAGCAAATTTATAAAAAACAGGCAGAATCAAAAACATATTTTATCAATGTAAATGGTGTGGAATATAAGTTTGATCAAAACTTAGATTATTTACATGATGATGGTGTTTTGGCGCGTTATATGAGCAATATGCCTGCTGATATCAATTATGGCGCAAAAAACTGGGTGTTATTTCCATTTGCGAAATCGAATTTGACGGTTGAAGCACTCCAACAAAAAGTGTGTAGCACTGATCAGAGTCGTTTAAAGAAAATGATACATCCTGCTTTAGTAGATGCGCGTCGTGTTGCAGGGATATTTAAGACGGATGATGAAAATCAAATGGCTTATACACAAATCACTGAACATGGGAAATTTAATGTATATCATTATGATCAAAACAATAAGTGCTATACGCATCCGAGTAATTTGGATGTGAACTTCTCATTGGATCAGCAGTATTTGCAACAAGATCAATCAAAATTATTTATCTATCAGCCTTATGGAACAACAGGTTTTGGGGCAACAGCATTTGTAAAAATTATGTTGAATAACTTAACTCAACAGGCTGTGAAAGCTGAAGGAAACTATGGCGAAATATTCTTGCCTGATGCGACAGGTAAATTTAAGGTCGGCATTTCATCGCCAAATATTTATAAACCTGAACATCGTGGTTTGATGTTAGGTGGACAGTTTGAGCAGCAGATGACACAGCAGCAACTTGAACAACAACAATGTAAATAA